In a genomic window of Thermus albus:
- a CDS encoding response regulator transcription factor — MPGELVLVVEDEPQIADTLERYLRANGFRTERAGDGERALELWRRARPDLILLDLMLPKLDGLEVLKRIRLEDRTPVLILTAKAEEVDRLLGLELGADDYVVKPFSPREVVARVKAILRRTQGLVRPPSHVQVGALEIDLEALRVRCRGQDLTLTPSQVRLLYLLATRAGRALTREELLAGLGTEAEERTVDAHIKNLRARLGPCSLMLETIRGFGYRLREEP; from the coding sequence ATGCCCGGCGAGCTGGTCCTGGTGGTGGAGGATGAGCCCCAAATCGCCGATACCTTGGAGCGCTACCTGCGGGCCAACGGATTCCGTACCGAGCGGGCAGGAGATGGGGAAAGGGCTTTAGAACTCTGGCGGCGCGCCCGGCCCGACCTGATCCTCCTGGACCTCATGCTGCCAAAGCTGGATGGTTTAGAGGTTCTGAAACGTATCCGCCTTGAGGACCGCACCCCCGTCCTGATCCTTACCGCCAAGGCCGAGGAGGTGGACCGCCTTTTGGGCCTCGAGCTAGGTGCGGATGACTACGTGGTCAAGCCCTTCAGCCCCCGGGAAGTGGTGGCCCGGGTCAAGGCGATCCTCCGCAGGACCCAGGGCCTGGTGCGCCCGCCCAGCCATGTGCAGGTGGGGGCCTTGGAGATAGACCTGGAGGCCCTTCGCGTCCGTTGCCGGGGGCAGGACCTCACCCTGACCCCCTCGCAGGTGCGCCTCCTCTACCTCCTTGCCACCCGGGCAGGAAGGGCCCTCACCCGGGAAGAGCTGTTGGCGGGGTTGGGCACCGAGGCCGAGGAACGTACCGTGGACGCCCACATAAAGAACCTGCGGGCCCGCTTAGGACCCTGCTCCCTTATGCTGGAAACCATCCGGGGCTTTGGGTACCGATTGCGGGAAGAGCCATGA
- a CDS encoding tyrosine-type recombinase/integrase, translating to MALALIWKTLGIKRPDKALESLAPYAEYLLLERGYSPRGVRRYLQDLAFWFRFLEAENLPPGPEAVRALLLKERWVPRRVQGFLAALRSYYRYLSQVQGEAVSDPTEGIGRPKAGRRLPLHPSPEELRRFLEAFEGEKEARLLSLLARFLYGTGLRISEALSLKGRNVLLEGRHPVAIRVVGKGNKERLVPLSKTAWEVLLELGPPQGNVPLFTFSHGRHKGRVPSARYVEAKFREAALQAGLDPRRFTPHKLRHAYATLLVENGVELDAVKDLLGHESIATTQIYLHASRERLREAASRLPEL from the coding sequence GTGGCCCTAGCCCTTATCTGGAAAACCCTGGGCATTAAAAGGCCCGATAAGGCCCTTGAAAGCCTGGCCCCCTATGCGGAATACCTCCTTTTGGAGCGGGGCTACTCCCCTCGGGGGGTCCGCCGGTACCTCCAGGACCTAGCCTTCTGGTTTCGGTTCCTCGAGGCGGAAAACCTGCCCCCAGGCCCGGAAGCGGTGCGGGCCCTGCTCCTCAAGGAGCGCTGGGTCCCAAGGAGGGTGCAGGGCTTTTTGGCCGCCTTGCGCAGCTATTACCGCTACCTGTCCCAGGTGCAGGGCGAGGCGGTGTCAGACCCCACGGAGGGCATTGGCCGGCCCAAGGCGGGGCGCCGGCTTCCCTTGCACCCCAGTCCGGAGGAACTCCGGCGATTCCTCGAGGCCTTTGAGGGGGAAAAGGAAGCCCGACTCCTGAGCCTTCTCGCCCGGTTCCTTTACGGCACCGGCCTGCGCATCTCCGAAGCCCTTTCCCTAAAGGGGCGCAACGTCCTTTTGGAAGGGCGTCACCCCGTCGCCATCCGGGTGGTGGGCAAGGGTAATAAGGAGAGGCTCGTGCCCCTTTCCAAAACCGCCTGGGAGGTGCTCCTGGAACTGGGCCCACCCCAAGGAAATGTTCCGCTTTTCACTTTTTCCCATGGTCGGCATAAGGGCCGGGTGCCCTCCGCCCGGTACGTGGAGGCCAAGTTCCGCGAGGCCGCCCTTCAGGCCGGGCTGGACCCCAGGCGCTTTACCCCCCACAAGCTCCGCCACGCCTACGCCACCTTGCTGGTGGAAAACGGCGTGGAGCTGGATGCGGTCAAAGATCTCTTGGGCCATGAATCCATCGCCACCACCCAGATTTACCTGCACGCCTCCAGGGAACGGCTGAGGGAAGCCGCCTCGAGGCTTCCCGAACTCTAG
- the bfr gene encoding bacterioferritin produces the protein MKGHPDVIQSLQERLSEELAAILQYMVHAEMAENWGFKALARHLKAHAITEMRHAEKHIERILFLEGFPEVSRIAEIRIGKSVEEILFRDYEGELQAVKGYNETMNLAQSLGDNGTRDMVAEILKDEEGHVDWLEAQRELLSQMGLQNYLQYLAGEAE, from the coding sequence ATGAAAGGCCATCCGGATGTGATCCAAAGCCTTCAGGAAAGGCTTTCCGAGGAACTAGCGGCCATTTTGCAGTACATGGTGCACGCGGAGATGGCGGAGAACTGGGGTTTTAAGGCCCTGGCCCGGCACCTCAAGGCCCACGCCATCACCGAGATGCGCCATGCGGAGAAGCACATTGAGCGGATCCTTTTCCTGGAAGGCTTTCCGGAGGTAAGCCGGATTGCGGAGATAAGAATAGGCAAAAGCGTGGAGGAGATCCTCTTTAGGGACTACGAGGGAGAGCTCCAGGCGGTGAAGGGCTACAACGAGACCATGAACCTAGCCCAAAGCCTGGGGGATAACGGCACCCGGGACATGGTGGCGGAGATCCTTAAGGACGAGGAAGGGCATGTGGACTGGCTCGAGGCCCAGCGGGAGCTTCTTAGCCAAATGGGCCTACAAAACTACCTGCAGTACCTGGCAGGGGAGGCAGAGTAG
- the nadB gene encoding L-aspartate oxidase — METLSADLLILGAGIAGVYAALAAEAQGAKVLLLSKDPLPSGSTSWAQGGVAFPLDEADLEAHLEDTLRAGRGLVEEAVARSILQEAPRHLERLLSLGLPFHPEPTREGGHSRARVRHLGGDRSGLFLLQGLLERLRSPVLEGYMAVSLLLDGKRVAGALVLGPEGLQVVRAGAVLLATGGLGRLFPVTTNPEGATGDGMALAYQAGAALRDLEFVQFHPTALPDGSLVSEACRGEGAILINAQGERFMPWYDPLAELAPRDVVARAVHREGERTGGVFLDLRPIPNLEARFPTVVAAARALGLDPLRELLPVAPAAHYAMGGVKTDLQGYTGVPGLYAAGEVASTGFHGANRLASNSLLEGLVMGERAAKAALQDLASSKAPEPLPAHLLDPIQGETLRQRMGQVAGVVRRGKDLAQALAWVADLPRKEAILGPQGGFSRLRPALEAGNLALLARLLLKMALAREESRGAHFREDFPTEGPEAYHLEAQGPHLRRVPVGV, encoded by the coding sequence ATGGAAACCCTTAGCGCCGATCTCCTCATCCTGGGTGCGGGCATTGCGGGCGTCTACGCCGCTTTGGCGGCGGAGGCGCAGGGGGCCAAGGTCCTCCTCCTCAGCAAAGACCCCTTGCCTTCAGGCTCCACCTCCTGGGCCCAAGGGGGGGTGGCCTTTCCCCTGGACGAGGCGGACCTCGAGGCCCACCTGGAGGATACCTTGAGGGCAGGCCGGGGCCTGGTGGAGGAGGCCGTGGCCCGGTCCATCCTGCAGGAAGCCCCGCGCCACCTGGAAAGGCTTCTTTCCCTGGGGCTTCCCTTCCACCCCGAGCCCACCCGGGAAGGGGGGCACTCCCGGGCCCGGGTGCGGCACCTGGGGGGGGACCGAAGCGGTCTCTTCCTCCTCCAAGGGCTCCTCGAGCGGCTTAGGAGCCCGGTCCTCGAGGGGTACATGGCGGTAAGCCTTCTCCTGGATGGGAAAAGAGTGGCGGGGGCTTTGGTCCTGGGACCCGAGGGGCTACAAGTGGTACGGGCCGGGGCGGTGCTTCTGGCCACGGGAGGCCTGGGGCGGCTTTTCCCGGTGACCACCAACCCCGAAGGGGCCACGGGGGACGGGATGGCCCTGGCCTACCAGGCGGGGGCCGCCCTAAGGGATCTGGAGTTCGTCCAGTTCCATCCCACCGCCCTTCCCGATGGGAGCCTGGTGAGCGAGGCCTGCCGGGGGGAAGGGGCCATCCTCATCAACGCCCAGGGGGAGCGGTTCATGCCCTGGTACGACCCCTTGGCCGAGCTAGCCCCCCGGGATGTGGTGGCCCGGGCGGTGCACCGGGAGGGGGAGAGGACGGGCGGGGTCTTCTTGGACCTCAGGCCCATCCCCAACCTGGAGGCCCGCTTTCCCACGGTGGTGGCCGCGGCCCGGGCCCTGGGGTTGGATCCCCTTAGGGAGCTCCTGCCCGTGGCCCCGGCTGCCCACTACGCCATGGGGGGCGTGAAAACCGACCTTCAAGGCTACACGGGGGTTCCCGGTCTTTATGCCGCCGGGGAGGTGGCCTCCACGGGCTTCCACGGGGCCAACCGCCTGGCCTCCAATAGCCTTCTGGAGGGGTTGGTTATGGGGGAGAGGGCGGCCAAAGCCGCCCTACAGGACCTCGCCTCCTCTAAGGCACCGGAGCCCCTTCCCGCCCACCTCCTGGACCCCATCCAGGGGGAAACCTTACGCCAACGGATGGGCCAGGTGGCAGGGGTGGTGCGCCGGGGAAAGGACCTGGCCCAGGCCTTGGCTTGGGTGGCGGATCTTCCCCGCAAAGAGGCGATCCTGGGTCCCCAAGGAGGGTTCTCCCGTCTGCGCCCAGCTTTGGAGGCGGGAAACCTGGCCCTCCTGGCCCGGCTTCTCCTGAAGATGGCCCTAGCGCGTGAGGAAAGCCGCGGAGCCCACTTCCGCGAGGACTTCCCCACGGAGGGGCCAGAGGCCTACCACCTGGAGGCCCAAGGCCCTCACCTTCGCCGGGTTCCGGTGGGGGTATAA
- the nadA gene encoding quinolinate synthase NadA, translating to MEPEKLKEEVLRLKAERQAVILAHSYQLPEVQEVADFVGDSLGLAREAQRTPAKVIVFAGVHFMAETAAILNPEKTVLLPDLEAGCSLADSIRPEDIRAWKETHPDGLVVAYVNTKAEVKALADVCVTSANAVEVVARLPKDRPIFFVPDMFLGAHVARVTGRSLDLFPGECHVHAGIREEHLKALLEAHPGAEFMIHPECGCGSSCLFLKPDAKMLSTEGMVRYAKKAEAKEFVVATEVGILHRLAKEAPGKAFIPVKPDAVCEYMKKITLEKVYRSLKEMRHVVRVPGEVAEKARKALSAMVAVG from the coding sequence ATGGAACCAGAGAAGCTCAAGGAAGAGGTACTCCGCCTGAAGGCGGAGCGGCAAGCGGTCATTCTGGCCCACTCCTACCAGCTTCCGGAGGTGCAGGAGGTGGCGGATTTTGTGGGGGACTCCCTGGGCCTAGCCCGGGAGGCGCAGAGGACCCCGGCCAAGGTCATCGTTTTCGCTGGGGTTCACTTCATGGCGGAAACCGCCGCCATCCTGAACCCCGAGAAGACCGTTCTCCTCCCCGACCTGGAGGCGGGTTGCTCCTTGGCGGACAGCATCCGCCCCGAGGACATCCGGGCCTGGAAGGAGACCCACCCCGACGGCCTGGTGGTGGCCTACGTGAACACCAAGGCCGAGGTGAAGGCCCTGGCGGACGTGTGCGTCACCAGCGCCAACGCCGTGGAGGTGGTGGCCCGCCTCCCCAAGGACCGGCCCATCTTCTTTGTGCCCGACATGTTCCTGGGGGCCCACGTGGCCCGGGTCACGGGTAGAAGCCTGGACCTTTTCCCAGGGGAATGCCATGTGCACGCGGGCATCCGGGAGGAGCACTTAAAGGCCCTCCTGGAGGCGCACCCGGGAGCGGAGTTCATGATCCACCCGGAGTGCGGGTGCGGCTCCAGTTGCCTCTTCCTCAAGCCGGATGCCAAGATGCTCTCCACCGAGGGCATGGTACGCTACGCCAAGAAGGCCGAGGCCAAGGAGTTCGTGGTGGCCACCGAGGTGGGCATCCTGCACCGCCTAGCCAAGGAGGCTCCGGGCAAGGCCTTCATTCCCGTGAAACCGGATGCGGTCTGCGAGTACATGAAAAAGATCACCCTGGAGAAGGTATACCGCTCCCTAAAGGAGATGCGCCACGTGGTCCGGGTACCCGGGGAAGTGGCGGAAAAGGCCCGGAAGGCCCTTTCCGCCATGGTGGCCGTAGGCTAG
- a CDS encoding type II toxin-antitoxin system VapC family toxin, translating into MAVFVDTSALYALLDRDDAHHLEAAEAFRHLLAAREHLVTHSYVVVESVALVQGRLGLEAVRVLGHDLLGVIQTVPVDGGLHRMALTALLASRRKDLSLVDWTSFFFMRERGLRKALAFDEGFWEQGFSPASG; encoded by the coding sequence TTGGCCGTCTTCGTTGACACCTCCGCCCTTTACGCCCTCCTGGACCGGGATGACGCCCACCACCTCGAGGCGGCCGAAGCCTTCCGCCACCTTCTAGCGGCCCGGGAACACCTGGTAACCCACAGCTATGTGGTGGTGGAAAGCGTGGCCCTGGTGCAGGGCAGGTTGGGCCTCGAGGCGGTACGGGTTCTTGGCCACGACCTTTTGGGTGTAATCCAGACGGTCCCTGTGGATGGGGGGCTGCACCGCATGGCCCTCACCGCCCTCCTGGCCTCCCGAAGGAAGGACCTAAGCCTGGTGGACTGGACCAGCTTCTTCTTCATGCGGGAAAGGGGTTTGCGGAAGGCCTTGGCCTTTGACGAGGGTTTTTGGGAACAGGGCTTTAGCCCAGCGAGCGGGTAA
- a CDS encoding ribbon-helix-helix domain-containing protein: protein MVRTQVQLTEEQAQRLKALAQEEGVSLAELVRRAVEAYLQEKENGGFLSGRERALAAVGCFASGLKGVVSLEHNRYLAMGEENLGRLR, encoded by the coding sequence GTGGTGCGGACCCAGGTCCAGCTCACGGAGGAACAGGCCCAGCGCCTCAAGGCCTTGGCCCAGGAGGAAGGGGTATCCCTGGCGGAGCTGGTGCGGCGGGCGGTGGAAGCCTACCTCCAGGAAAAGGAGAACGGGGGTTTTCTGAGCGGGCGGGAGCGGGCCCTGGCCGCGGTGGGCTGCTTTGCCTCGGGCCTTAAGGGTGTCGTGAGCCTGGAGCACAACCGCTACCTGGCCATGGGTGAGGAGAACCTTGGCCGTCTTCGTTGA
- the nadC gene encoding carboxylating nicotinate-nucleotide diphosphorylase: MVPLETLRAWIQEDLGHGDLTSALTVPEDLRGQATILAKEEGVVAGLPVAQEVFALVDARIAFTPLVEEGARVRPGQEIARLQGPLRGILAGERLALNLLQRLSGIATLTRTYVEALRGTRAQVLDTRKTTPGLRALEKYAVRVGGGRNHRFGLFDGILIKENHIRAAGGVGEAVRRARAQAPHYLRVEVEVTNLAELEEALEAGADLILLDNFSPEAIREAVARVAGRVPLEASGNMTLERARKAAEAGVDFISVGALTHSAKALDLSLLVVQP; encoded by the coding sequence ATGGTGCCTTTGGAAACCCTCAGGGCCTGGATTCAGGAGGACCTCGGCCACGGGGACCTCACCTCGGCCCTCACGGTCCCCGAGGACCTCCGGGGACAAGCAACCATCCTGGCCAAGGAGGAGGGGGTGGTGGCCGGGCTTCCCGTGGCCCAGGAGGTCTTTGCCCTGGTGGATGCCCGCATCGCCTTCACGCCCCTGGTGGAGGAGGGGGCCAGGGTGAGGCCCGGCCAGGAGATAGCCCGCCTTCAGGGGCCCCTAAGGGGCATCCTGGCTGGGGAAAGGCTAGCGCTGAACCTCCTTCAGCGCCTCTCGGGCATCGCCACCCTCACCCGAACCTACGTGGAGGCCCTAAGGGGGACCCGGGCCCAGGTTCTGGACACTCGCAAGACCACCCCCGGCCTCAGGGCCCTGGAGAAGTACGCGGTGCGGGTAGGGGGAGGGCGGAACCACCGCTTTGGCCTCTTTGACGGCATCCTCATCAAGGAAAACCACATCCGGGCCGCGGGAGGCGTGGGGGAAGCGGTAAGGCGGGCCAGGGCCCAGGCTCCCCATTACCTCAGGGTGGAGGTGGAGGTGACCAACCTGGCGGAACTAGAGGAGGCCCTGGAGGCGGGGGCGGACCTGATCCTCCTGGACAACTTTTCCCCCGAGGCCATCCGGGAGGCGGTGGCCCGGGTGGCGGGGCGGGTCCCCCTCGAGGCCAGCGGCAACATGACCCTGGAAAGGGCCCGGAAGGCGGCCGAGGCCGGGGTAGATTTCATCAGCGTGGGGGCCCTCACCCACTCCGCCAAGGCCCTGGACCTCTCCCTCCTGGTGGTGCAGCCATGA
- a CDS encoding LamG domain-containing protein — translation MNETAGTSVADVVLNPILNTGTAMPGAIGGFPTATGPWAVAGHSNGALYFPGDGGRYVKVPSTPDLNTGYGGLHLEAWVAPVQCGAGAYYPILDKWDTASQNGYSLYLEGMGPGQVRAVLRIGTSTFTSTTLFPANFDPSTSSGTWTHVAVTLDGPYSSFKVNGSPAGTFTAPTGTTTNNLELWLGALHTAPTGLYHCEIALDDVILGELNPTYSQQ, via the coding sequence TTGAACGAAACCGCGGGTACCAGCGTGGCCGATGTGGTGCTGAACCCCATCTTGAACACGGGAACTGCCATGCCCGGGGCTATTGGGGGTTTTCCCACTGCCACGGGTCCCTGGGCAGTCGCAGGCCATAGCAATGGAGCCCTTTACTTCCCGGGCGACGGGGGCAGGTACGTTAAGGTACCCAGCACCCCAGACCTAAATACGGGCTATGGTGGCCTCCACCTCGAGGCCTGGGTGGCTCCGGTGCAGTGTGGGGCAGGGGCCTACTACCCCATTCTGGACAAGTGGGACACCGCCTCCCAAAACGGATATTCCCTGTACCTGGAAGGGATGGGTCCTGGGCAGGTGAGGGCGGTGTTGCGGATAGGCACGAGCACCTTCACGTCTACCACTCTCTTCCCAGCCAACTTTGACCCTAGCACCAGCAGCGGTACCTGGACCCATGTGGCGGTCACCCTGGATGGTCCTTATAGCAGCTTCAAAGTGAACGGTAGCCCAGCAGGCACCTTTACCGCCCCTACCGGAACCACCACCAACAACCTGGAGCTTTGGTTAGGCGCCTTGCATACCGCGCCAACGGGGCTTTACCATTGCGAGATCGCCTTGGATGACGTAATCCTTGGTGAGCTCAACCCCACCTATAGCCAGCAGTAG
- a CDS encoding S8 family peptidase, which yields MRRVWFLLPLLLLACGPAGPSLTLFPSRALVGEEVEASLSGMTAQGARVWVGEAEAQVTSIEARRVRFRVPEVPGGPKPVRVVAGGREARRELGVLGQVDPSRVLLRLPLGQTPRLPAGFTLWRRDDLAGCGFALAELGYTGKELGKALEELEALDPSYKADPESLWSLGGISGGEAVGAYRAHRRGWTGQGVKVAVLDTGVDPAIPQLPAYDFVEDDPTPQDAFPGGHGTGVAGLVKEVAPGAEILPVRVCDENGVCRASRVVRGVCWVVQNHQGPTVLNLSLGGDTPVEALKLALQAALDQSIPVAAAAGNQGNQGSPTHYPAALDLPGLVAVGALETTPSPPGWQPAPYSTQGAYVDLAAPGTGLNCTLPGGGVGSCTGTSFATPLVAGAMALWLQANPNLTPSQVQQNLVQHAESLPYPPQAVGAGMLDLNQAP from the coding sequence ATGCGCAGAGTCTGGTTTTTATTGCCCTTGCTCTTGCTGGCATGCGGTCCAGCGGGCCCGAGCCTCACCCTCTTCCCGAGCCGGGCCTTGGTGGGGGAGGAGGTGGAGGCAAGCCTTTCCGGGATGACGGCCCAGGGGGCCCGGGTGTGGGTGGGGGAGGCCGAGGCCCAGGTCACCTCGATTGAGGCCAGGCGGGTGCGGTTCCGGGTTCCTGAGGTGCCTGGTGGGCCCAAGCCCGTGCGGGTGGTGGCGGGAGGCCGGGAAGCCCGGAGAGAGCTCGGGGTGCTGGGGCAGGTGGACCCTAGCCGGGTCCTCCTCCGGCTACCCTTAGGCCAAACCCCTAGGCTTCCCGCAGGCTTTACCCTTTGGCGCCGGGACGATCTGGCCGGCTGCGGCTTTGCCCTGGCGGAGCTAGGGTACACCGGAAAGGAGCTGGGGAAAGCCCTGGAGGAGCTCGAGGCCCTGGACCCCAGCTACAAGGCGGACCCGGAAAGCCTCTGGAGCCTGGGAGGCATCAGCGGCGGCGAGGCCGTGGGCGCTTACCGGGCCCACCGCCGGGGGTGGACGGGCCAGGGGGTCAAGGTGGCGGTCCTGGACACCGGGGTGGACCCCGCCATTCCCCAGCTCCCCGCCTACGACTTCGTGGAGGACGACCCCACGCCCCAGGACGCCTTTCCCGGGGGGCACGGCACGGGCGTCGCAGGCCTGGTGAAGGAGGTAGCCCCCGGCGCCGAAATCCTTCCGGTCCGGGTCTGCGACGAAAACGGGGTTTGCCGGGCCAGCCGGGTGGTGCGGGGGGTGTGCTGGGTGGTGCAAAACCACCAGGGCCCCACGGTCTTGAACCTCAGCCTGGGTGGGGACACCCCGGTGGAGGCCCTTAAGCTCGCCTTGCAGGCGGCCTTGGACCAGAGTATCCCCGTAGCCGCCGCCGCGGGGAACCAAGGAAACCAAGGAAGCCCCACCCATTACCCCGCGGCCCTTGACCTACCGGGCCTGGTGGCGGTGGGGGCTCTGGAAACCACGCCCAGCCCTCCAGGCTGGCAGCCCGCCCCCTATAGCACCCAAGGGGCCTACGTGGACCTGGCCGCCCCGGGCACCGGCCTAAACTGCACGCTTCCCGGGGGTGGAGTGGGGAGTTGCACCGGCACCTCCTTCGCCACCCCCCTGGTGGCGGGAGCCATGGCCCTTTGGCTCCAGGCCAACCCTAACCTGACCCCATCCCAGGTGCAGCAGAATCTCGTGCAGCACGCCGAGTCCTTGCCCTACCCGCCCCAGGCGGTAGGGGCCGGGATGCTGGACCTAAACCAGGCCCCTTGA
- a CDS encoding helix-turn-helix domain-containing protein, with product MCYHGYGGTVLRKAFKYRLYPTKPQKRDLEKVLSLCRQLYNAALRERREAYKKA from the coding sequence ATGTGCTACCATGGGTATGGAGGTACGGTGCTCAGAAAGGCTTTCAAGTACCGTCTCTACCCCACCAAACCCCAAAAGCGAGACCTGGAAAAGGTACTTTCCTTGTGCCGTCAGCTTTACAATGCCGCACTTCGGGAACGCAGAGAGGCCTACAAGAAGGC
- a CDS encoding RNA-guided endonuclease InsQ/TnpB family protein codes for VLQDVIQKVDRAFQGFFRRVKKGQKPGYPRFKGKGRYDSFTFPQAGTTGVKLQKDGKRVFIYGVGSVKVKLHRPLEGRIKTATVKREGDDWYIIFVCEVDPKPLPESHEAIGIDLGTNPHFLVTSDGEMVEAPRYYQKAQEKLVKAQRKLSRKKRGSHRYKKAKRRLAKLHRKVANQRKDFHHKLARRLVNRYGTIVHEELNINGLSGSYLAKGVLDAGWGQFLQILAYKAAEAGRRVIGVDPKYTSQDCPVCGHREKKPLWVREFKCPSCGALLHRDVAAAVNILAKAWVSRKATLPGPSATGLYPEPRSLAL; via the coding sequence GGTCCTACAGGATGTTATACAGAAGGTAGATAGGGCTTTCCAGGGCTTCTTCCGGAGGGTCAAGAAGGGACAAAAACCCGGTTACCCCCGCTTCAAAGGAAAAGGACGCTACGACTCCTTTACCTTTCCCCAAGCTGGAACTACCGGGGTCAAACTTCAGAAGGACGGCAAACGGGTTTTCATCTACGGTGTTGGGTCGGTGAAGGTGAAACTTCACCGACCTCTGGAAGGCAGGATCAAGACGGCTACGGTAAAGCGGGAAGGGGATGACTGGTACATCATCTTTGTCTGTGAAGTGGACCCTAAACCCTTGCCCGAAAGCCATGAAGCCATTGGCATAGACCTGGGCACCAACCCTCACTTCCTCGTTACCTCCGACGGGGAGATGGTAGAAGCTCCCAGGTACTATCAGAAGGCCCAGGAAAAGCTTGTTAAAGCCCAAAGGAAGCTCTCCCGAAAGAAAAGGGGTAGCCACCGTTACAAGAAGGCCAAAAGACGGCTTGCCAAACTGCACCGCAAGGTTGCCAATCAGCGCAAAGACTTCCACCACAAGCTTGCCAGGAGGCTTGTAAACCGCTATGGCACCATTGTCCATGAAGAATTAAACATAAACGGTTTATCCGGTTCCTACCTTGCCAAAGGGGTACTTGACGCAGGGTGGGGACAGTTTCTCCAAATCCTTGCCTACAAAGCGGCGGAAGCTGGTAGGCGGGTCATCGGGGTGGACCCCAAGTACACAAGCCAAGACTGCCCTGTCTGTGGTCACCGGGAGAAGAAGCCCCTGTGGGTCAGGGAGTTTAAATGTCCTTCTTGTGGGGCTCTTCTCCATCGGGACGTGGCAGCGGCAGTGAACATCTTGGCTAAGGCCTGGGTCAGCCGAAAGGCTACCTTGCCGGGGCCTTCGGCTACGGGTCTATACCCGGAACCGAGAAGCCTCGCTCTTTAG